Part of the Clostridium sporogenes genome, TAAGGGTTTATATAATGTGCCCTATATTTCATAGCCTTGTGTATTTGAAATAAACTTTATTATTTATAAAATTTTATAAACTATATTCCTAATAAAATCCAAAAATTCAAAAGTAAATATTAACTTTTATTATAATTAGGATTAGTTATTCTATCTTTAAAATTATCAATACCCTTTAAAGAACTAATATAAACCCTATTTAAAGTATAGATACCATCTTGTTTATTAGACCATCCTCCCTGAGTAGTAAATGCCATTTTATACCCAGCATCTTTAGCCGCTTTTATAGATTCTTCATTCCACTTACCATAGGGATAAGCTATAAAATCTACTTTATGATTTAATATTTTTTCTAAATCATCCTTAGATTTTTTCATAGTTTGTAACTGCTTTTCATATGGTAAATCATCTAGCTTATCATGATTATATGTATGGCTAGCTATTTGTATACCTGCTTCATCCATTTCTTTAATTTGTTTTGAAGTTAAAGTACGCTTATCCTTATCTATATTACTAGTTACAACAAATACAGTAGCATTTAATCCTAATTCTTTTAATATTGGGTATGCATTAGTATAGTTATCAACATATCCATCATCTAGTGTTATAACTATAGATTTCTCTGGTACAGGTTTATTTTTTTCTAAAAAATTATATAACTCATTTAATGTTAATGTAGTATATCCATTATCTTTTAAATACTTCATTTGCTCTTTAAATTGTTCTTTAGGCAGTCTTAATTCATTTCCCTTTTCATAATCAATAGAATGATACATAAGCACAGGTATAGATTTGTTATTATATATAAGTGGCCCCTTAGTAAATGTTCTTATATCATTTTCTTTAACAGATTTTTCTTGTTTTTTTGATTGTGCTTTATTTTTATCAATATTATTAGTATCTACATTGCTATTCTTTCTGCATCCACCAAACGATACTGCTATAATCATAATAAAAGCAAAAAGAATTAAACTTTTCTTGTTCTTCAAAAACTCACCCTCTTATAAGAATATTTGGTAATTTTAATTATATCATATATGTTGTTAATTATTAAGATTTAAAACTTTGTGGATATATTCTTAATTTAAAAGTGAATACTTTTTTAAAAGTATACATTATATTATAATCTTATACATTATATATATAGTTATCAACATTATCCACAGATAGCCTGTATATAACTTGTGTTTTTATTGTTGATTCAGTTGATATTTATAAATTTACTTATAGTTATCATCCAATCACTGATTTTTATTACTATTTTTGTAAATTTATATTTTTATAAATTTAAACTTCATTAATATTATCCACATATTGTGCGTAATTTGTGGACAACTTATACTATTCTGAATATAATATTATTAAATAAGAATATAAAATTTGAAATTGTTTCAATTTTCTTAACATTTGTTAAATTTTATGTTATTATAATAATGAGGATATTTATGAAAGGTCGTGTATATATGGGTAAAAAAATTATTTATGTAAATTTCAAAAAAAGAGTAGTATCCAATAACTATAAAAGGCCTTTCTTGTTATTTATGCATAATTCTTTACGTAAAAAGCTTTTATTTTTTTACAATAAACATCTTAACAAATCAATAAAATTAATATACTATAAGAAAAATGATAATAAAAATATATCTTAAGGTGCAACTTTGTTGCACTTTTTTTTAAAGTATATATTATTATATATATAATATTAAGTTATTGGAGGTTTTTTTAATGAGAATAGGATTGGGATACGATGTACATAAACTAGTTGAAAATATGCCACTAATAATAGGTGGTGTTACCATCCCCCATGATAAAGGTTTACTAGGTCATTCTGATGCAGATGTATTAATTCACGCAATTATGGACGCTTTATTAGGAGCTGCAGCATTAGGTGATATAGGTAAACACTTCCCTGATTCGGATAAAAATTTTAAAAATATATCAAGTCTCTTACTTTTATCTAAAGTTAAAAATTTAATAGACAAGGAAGGTTATGAAATTGTAAATATAGACTGTACTATAATAGCTCAAAAACCTAAAATGCTTTATCATATAGATGCTATGAAAAAAAATATTTGTGAGTGTTTAGAATTAGATAATAATATGTTAAATATAAAGGCTACTACAGAAGAGGGGTTAGGTTTTACAGGTAAAGAAGAAGGAATCTCTGCTAATGCTATTTGTCTTTTAAATTAAGACTATAATTGTTAAAAATATTTAATTTGCTAAAGATATAAGAGTTCACTCTAACTTATAAGTGAACTCTTATTTAAATTTATACTCTATTTAAGATCTTTTCTAACTAAAGGCATAGACATACATCTTGGGCCGCCTCTTCCTCTAGATAATTCAGATGACGGTATAGTTAAAACCTCTACATTATTTTTATCTAATATTTCATTGGTTACATAATTTCTTTCATAAGTTATAACCTTACCTGGTGAAATAGCTAAAGTATTTGAACCATCATTCCATTGCTCTCTAGCAGATATAATTTTATCTCCACCACCACAACGAATAACTTTTATATCTCTTTTTAAATATTTAGATAAAATTCCCTCTAAACTATCTATCTCTTCCTTAATTACAAGTTCTTTAGTTTTTTCATCATAAGTTATAGCATTTACTTTAAGTGTTCCTTCTATTTCTCCATGAACTGTAAATTTATCATGATCTAACATAGTGAACACTGTATCTAAATGCATAAAAGCTCTTATTTTAGGTATATCAAACAATAATATAACCTTAAAACTTTCTCCTGCTTCGAATATGTTTTTAGCTACCTTTAAAACTGATTCACTATCTGTTCTTTCACTATGTCCTATAGCTAAAACCTCATCAGATAAAACTAATTCATCTCCACCCTCTATACAATGCTTTCCAGTTCTATCATACCATAATGGTATATGTGAATCTTTAAATTCTGGATGATATTTAAAGATATATTTTGCAAACATAGTTTCTCTTCTTCTTGTTTTAGTTCTCATTGCATTAATAGTTATACCTTTGCCTATAGATGCAAATGGGTCTCTTGTAAAATATAAATTAGGCATAGGATACATTAAAAAAGGATATTCTTCCTTTGACTCATCTATTCCTAACTCTTTTTTTCTCATACCAGCCATAATTTTACAAACTAAGTCTTTTTCTTTCATGGATTCTAAATATTTTTTTATCTTTTCTACATATTCTTTATCTGTAGTACCACTTTCTTTTATGGCTTCCTCTATAAATTTTTCTCTAATTTCTTTATTTTCTATAGCTTCTGCCGCTAAGTCTTCCAAATATAAAACTTCAACACCATTATTTCTTAATGTATTAGCAAAAATATCGTGTTCTTCTTGCGCTACTTTTAAATAAGGTATGTCATCAAATAATAACGTTTCCATATATGCCGGAATTAAATTTTCAATTTCTTCTCCTGGCCTATGAAGTAACACTGTTTTAAGATCTCCTATTTCTGAATACACATGAATGTTTCTTTTTGCATTCATCTCTTTGTGCCCCTTTCAAGTTGATATTTATACTTACTATTATTTTTGTATTAATTCTTAAATATATGTTAATAATTATTTGATAAACTGTCAATATTATGAATATTCTCTAATAATGTATAAATGATAAATTATGCATAGAACATTGAATTACATTTTTTGTCTATATAGCATATTTATAAACTTAAAATCATTTAAATTTATAAATATATACTTATATACATTTTTTTGCATTATTTAAAAAATATCTATATTTCTAAATAGTATAAATATAAATATTTCTTGTATAAAGGAATAAAAATTTTTTTTTATGAATTAATATACTAATGATAATTATAATCTAATCATTATAATCATTTTTACAAAAATAAATCACTTAAAAAGCTATTATTAAGGGTTAATAATGGCTTTTTAAGTGATTTATAAAAATATACAAAAATTATTTATTCTTCATAATCTAATTTATTATCAATTTTATTAGTGTAATCATTTACTATCTTTTTAACTAATTTTTTTATAGCACTAGCTTGACATATTAAAGTCATTACTATTAAAAATATAGTTATTCTACTTTCTTCATCACTATCTAATTCTAGTTTTGTTATTATGTCTTTTAATTTATCTTCATCAAAATGCTGTCTGGCTACAAAGTCTTTAAAACTATCCTTTTGTATATCTGAAAATATCTTGTATGCATTTTCCCAAGATATTATATCATCACCCCTATCATTTATTTCATTAAAAGCTAATGTAAACACATTTTTTATTTCCTCAGTAGTAAGTAATGGTCTCATATAACTTAATAATACTAATTGAACTAAATGAAGCTTAGTATATCCTCTCTTCTTACCATCTTGCGGTTTTGATATTACCTCATTTTTAATGTAATTTTGAACAATATTATTTGTATAATCTTCCTCTTCAAATTTATCATTCAAATAATCAATTACTTGTGATAAAAACAAATCATATTTAGGAAAATCTTCATAATCTACTATTGTATTATTAGATATTTCTTTTGCAAGCTTGTTTATATACTTTATTTTTTCTAAATTTTCCTTTTCCATCTTATTGTTATTTCCCACCTTTAAAGACCTCCAAGCATACTTAAGTTTACCCTAAAGCATATTAAATTAAACTATAAAATTTAATATTATTAGTGTAAATTTTTATTTTCTTTTAAATTGTATTTTTATAGATATGTATGTTATCCACATTTTATCAATAGTTGTCCACACATTTCTGTGGATAATTTAACTATTTAAGTTTATATTTTTACCTTAAAATATTTTATTTATTTTATGTTATACATAAATTTGTTATTCTATAATCTAATATACCCCGTTTATTCAT contains:
- a CDS encoding polysaccharide deacetylase family protein, with the protein product MKNKKSLILFAFIMIIAVSFGGCRKNSNVDTNNIDKNKAQSKKQEKSVKENDIRTFTKGPLIYNNKSIPVLMYHSIDYEKGNELRLPKEQFKEQMKYLKDNGYTTLTLNELYNFLEKNKPVPEKSIVITLDDGYVDNYTNAYPILKELGLNATVFVVTSNIDKDKRTLTSKQIKEMDEAGIQIASHTYNHDKLDDLPYEKQLQTMKKSKDDLEKILNHKVDFIAYPYGKWNEESIKAAKDAGYKMAFTTQGGWSNKQDGIYTLNRVYISSLKGIDNFKDRITNPNYNKS
- the ispF gene encoding 2-C-methyl-D-erythritol 2,4-cyclodiphosphate synthase — translated: MRIGLGYDVHKLVENMPLIIGGVTIPHDKGLLGHSDADVLIHAIMDALLGAAALGDIGKHFPDSDKNFKNISSLLLLSKVKNLIDKEGYEIVNIDCTIIAQKPKMLYHIDAMKKNICECLELDNNMLNIKATTEEGLGFTGKEEGISANAICLLN
- the arcA gene encoding arginine deiminase: MNAKRNIHVYSEIGDLKTVLLHRPGEEIENLIPAYMETLLFDDIPYLKVAQEEHDIFANTLRNNGVEVLYLEDLAAEAIENKEIREKFIEEAIKESGTTDKEYVEKIKKYLESMKEKDLVCKIMAGMRKKELGIDESKEEYPFLMYPMPNLYFTRDPFASIGKGITINAMRTKTRRRETMFAKYIFKYHPEFKDSHIPLWYDRTGKHCIEGGDELVLSDEVLAIGHSERTDSESVLKVAKNIFEAGESFKVILLFDIPKIRAFMHLDTVFTMLDHDKFTVHGEIEGTLKVNAITYDEKTKELVIKEEIDSLEGILSKYLKRDIKVIRCGGGDKIISAREQWNDGSNTLAISPGKVITYERNYVTNEILDKNNVEVLTIPSSELSRGRGGPRCMSMPLVRKDLK
- a CDS encoding DUF1836 domain-containing protein, which encodes MEKENLEKIKYINKLAKEISNNTIVDYEDFPKYDLFLSQVIDYLNDKFEEEDYTNNIVQNYIKNEVISKPQDGKKRGYTKLHLVQLVLLSYMRPLLTTEEIKNVFTLAFNEINDRGDDIISWENAYKIFSDIQKDSFKDFVARQHFDEDKLKDIITKLELDSDEESRITIFLIVMTLICQASAIKKLVKKIVNDYTNKIDNKLDYEE